The Mycolicibacterium aichiense region CGTCAGAGTCAGTTACCGCCTCGGCATCTTCGGCTATCTCAACCCCCGTGCCGACGCGGATGCGAACCTGGGCCTGCGGGACCAGATCGCCGCGCTGCAATGGGTCCAGCAACACATCGCAGATTTCGGCGGGGATCCATCGCGGGTAACGATTTTCGGCCAGTCAGCCGGTGGCGACTCGGTTTTCAACCTGATCCTCAGCTCGGAGACGACCGGCTTGTTCGCTCGGGCCATCATCCAGAGCGCACCCCTCGGTCTGCGTGACGGGAGAGAGTCGATGACCGCGGCGATGCGTGTTGCCGTGGCCGATGCGCTCGGCGGTGTCGCCGCCGAGGACGCCGGCGTCGAGAATCTGCTCGACGCTCAAACCGCTGCTGTGGCAGCCGCACAGAGCTTCGGGTTGTGTGGTGGACTACCGTTCGCGCCGATCGCGGGCCTGGAGCCACTGCCCGCCGCGGCGGACGCGCCACGCCGACTCGCCGAAATAGCGCCGCGCATAGAGATACTCGTGGGCTACACGCACGATGACGCGCGCCCGTTCCTGGCGACGAACCCGCGTACCCGAAAGCTCCAACGGCTCGGCCTGACCCGGCCCGTCGGCGCCGTTATGACGCGGCGGATCTTCGGTGCGCCCACGCTCGGACTAGCCGACACTTGGAAATCGAACGGCGGCAACTCCGCAACGTACAGCGTCGACTGGTCGCCGCCAGGCGCGCCACTGGGCGCGTGTCACTGTATCGAGCTGCCGCTGTTGTTCGCTTCGCCGGCGTGGACCGATGCGCCGATGCTCGGCTCGGCTCCCCACGACATCGACACGAATCTGGCGCGGAGGGTTCGCGGCTTATGGTCCGCCTTTGCCCACGCCGGCGTCGCAGGCCTCGGGACGTCGAATCTCCGACTGTGAGCTTCGGTGCCTAGGTCCGGCCGCGCTTGACCTGATTGAACGGCACACCCTTGTCGGCGGCCAGTTCGCGGGGGAACCCGAGGATGCGCTCGGCGATCACGTTGCGAGCCATCTCGCTGCTACCGCCGCCGAGCGAGCCGGTCTGCCGCGACAGATACCGCACCCCGATATCGGCCAGGTCGGAGGACTCCCCGCCCTCGTCGACGACACCGGCGGTGCCGGCGAGCGCCAGCGCGGTGTCGACCTCGAGTTCGGTGGTCTCGGCGTGGAACAGCCGAATCAAGGTGCCGGCGTTCGGCGGTAGCGAGCCGTTGCCGATCGCTCGCCCGACATGGTCGATCAGCTGTTCCTTGACGGTGCGCCGGACCAGCGCACGCCCGGCGCGCTCCTGAGCGGCCGGATCGTCGGCCTGTCCGGTGCGCTCGATCAGTCCGATGTGGTCGGGCGGCATTTCGCTGGCGTTCTCCGCGCCGATACCGCTGGCGAACTCCGATCCGCCGCCGACGGCGCGACGTTCGTGAAACAGCTGGCGGGACGCCACTTCCCAGCCGTTGTTGACCTCGCCGACCACGGCGTCATCGCCCAGCTCCAGGCCGTCGAAGAACTCTTCACAGAACTCTTCGTTGCCGTTGACCTCTTTGATCCGGCGCATCGTGATGCCGGGGGAGTTCAACGGGACCAGGAACATGGTCAGACCCTCGTGCTTGGGCACAGTCCAGTCGGTCCGGGCCAGCATCAGGCCGTAGTCGGCGGCG contains the following coding sequences:
- a CDS encoding carboxylesterase family protein: MAHRVLAAGCGPLLVEDDGLRVSAHGIVYATAERFAAPVLAPPHRDAHDATRRGPACPQLPSRLDFVTGPVIDGLAQSEACQVLSITAPSDAHHLPVMVWFHGGAYMSGSGEAPKYDPDLLVAEGRVVVVRVSYRLGIFGYLNPRADADANLGLRDQIAALQWVQQHIADFGGDPSRVTIFGQSAGGDSVFNLILSSETTGLFARAIIQSAPLGLRDGRESMTAAMRVAVADALGGVAAEDAGVENLLDAQTAAVAAAQSFGLCGGLPFAPIAGLEPLPAAADAPRRLAEIAPRIEILVGYTHDDARPFLATNPRTRKLQRLGLTRPVGAVMTRRIFGAPTLGLADTWKSNGGNSATYSVDWSPPGAPLGACHCIELPLLFASPAWTDAPMLGSAPHDIDTNLARRVRGLWSAFAHAGVAGLGTSNLRL
- a CDS encoding acyl-CoA dehydrogenase family protein — encoded protein: MTETTISTATESVADFAARARAWLAENMPTIDPDHPPFSVRAEQASWDHAKELQKRLYEGGFAGICFPREYGGLGLDHAYQKAFDAECRGYEMPLILNVPTFTICAATILDMGTENQKRERISAAIRGDEILCQLLSEPSGGSDLAGVITRADRRGDTWVVNGAKTWSTSAFAADYGLMLARTDWTVPKHEGLTMFLVPLNSPGITMRRIKEVNGNEEFCEEFFDGLELGDDAVVGEVNNGWEVASRQLFHERRAVGGGSEFASGIGAENASEMPPDHIGLIERTGQADDPAAQERAGRALVRRTVKEQLIDHVGRAIGNGSLPPNAGTLIRLFHAETTELEVDTALALAGTAGVVDEGGESSDLADIGVRYLSRQTGSLGGGSSEMARNVIAERILGFPRELAADKGVPFNQVKRGRT